The genomic segment TTATGTTTTTATGAATGGGACCTAAAACATAAATTTGACAAAAAAGATAATTTTATTTTTATTCCAAGTAAATTCAGTACAAAATTCTCAAAAAATCCATTAGAAGAACCATTTGGTCACGGAGGGTCTGTTGCTTATACATGTATGCAACTTGCTTTTTATATGGGCTTTAATGAAGTTTATATCATAGGAAAGGACCATAGTTATAATGCCAGTGAAAAACCTGCCGTAGGCATAAAAAGTACGGGTAAAGAAGAAAATCATTTTATTAAAGGCTATTACCATAAAGGTCAGAATTGGAATATGCCAGACTATAATACAGAAGAATTAGCTTATTCATTAGCAAGAAAAGCTTATGAAGATGATAATAAATTAATAATGAATGCTACTGAAAATGGAAGGCTAGAGGTATTTAAAAGAGTAAAATTTGAAACATTATTTAATTAACATATTATTTAAACCATAATATAATATATTATGAGATTATTTATAGCTAAAATAGTACAAAAAATAAGATATTATTTATATAAAATGAG from the Lentimicrobiaceae bacterium genome contains:
- a CDS encoding DUF115 domain-containing protein, which produces MFYLELDRIKRMSKNEITVSRIAKAIFRRIIHIRHEILWILPWGFSVKNKKKLAKYKDIHKGKRCFIIANGPSLKNVNFELLKNEFTFGMNRIYLMKEMNGFKPTYLVCIDRDSQILQFAEEYNQQKGLCFYEWDLKHKFDKKDNFIFIPSKFSTKFSKNPLEEPFGHGGSVAYTCMQLAFYMGFNEVYIIGKDHSYNASEKPAVGIKSTGKEENHFIKGYYHKGQNWNMPDYNTEELAYSLARKAYEDDNKLIMNATENGRLEVFKRVKFETLFN